In the Agrococcus sp. Marseille-Q4369 genome, one interval contains:
- a CDS encoding ATP-binding protein has translation MALVTLLCGPACAGKTTIARGLEAAGARVLSYDREAWARGVRDGKPTRELVEQIDADFLRRLEGAVLADRDVVLDASLSTRAVRDRWRMRCGAMGVSVEIVVVRAPLPRLLERLHEREPGPDSVVLDDEALRAYVEGFEWPGPGEAHRLVETG, from the coding sequence ATGGCGCTCGTCACGCTGCTGTGCGGCCCCGCCTGCGCGGGCAAGACGACGATCGCGCGCGGCCTCGAGGCCGCCGGCGCGCGCGTGCTCTCCTACGACCGCGAGGCGTGGGCTCGCGGCGTGCGAGACGGCAAGCCGACCCGCGAGCTCGTCGAGCAGATCGACGCCGACTTCCTGCGGCGGCTCGAGGGCGCCGTGCTCGCCGACCGCGACGTCGTGCTCGACGCGTCGCTCTCGACGCGGGCGGTGCGGGATCGGTGGCGGATGCGCTGCGGCGCGATGGGCGTGAGCGTCGAGATCGTCGTCGTGCGCGCGCCGCTGCCGAGGCTCCTCGAGCGCCTCCACGAGCGCGAGCCGGGCCCCGACTCCGTCGTGCTGGACGACGAGGCGCTGCGCGCCTACGTCGAGGGCTTCGAGTGGCCGGGGCCCGGAGAGGCTCACCGCCTCGTCGAGACCGGCTGA
- a CDS encoding PLDc N-terminal domain-containing protein, with translation MLTTAANPLLPAGYDVVWTIALLAIASLAVVAIAQLVRAAEIRGTEAAIWVLVILALPVVGPIAWFAVRPHRRAERALRA, from the coding sequence ATGCTCACCACCGCCGCGAACCCGCTCCTCCCCGCCGGCTACGACGTCGTGTGGACGATCGCGCTGCTGGCGATCGCGAGCCTCGCGGTCGTCGCGATCGCGCAGCTCGTGCGGGCCGCGGAGATCCGCGGCACCGAGGCGGCGATCTGGGTGCTCGTGATCCTCGCGCTGCCGGTCGTCGGCCCGATCGCGTGGTTCGCGGTGCGGCCGCACCGACGGGCAGAGCGCGCGCTCCGAGCCTGA
- the prfA gene encoding peptide chain release factor 1, with protein MFESVSGLLAEHADLESQLADPALHADAGRARRVNRRYAELSQVKAAHERWRASVDDLAAARELAREDEAFAEEVPALEEAAHEAEERLRRLLIPRDPDDGRDVIMEVKGGEGGEESALFAADLVRMYSHYATSRGWKVEMLESTPSDMGGFKDVQIAIKGSSNDPAEGVWASLKYEGGVHRVQRVPATETQGRIHTSTTGVLVFPEVDEPEEVQIDQNDLKIDVFRSSGPGGQSVNTTDSAVRITHVPTGIVVSMQNEKSQLQNREAAMRVLRARLLAKQQEELDAAASDARRSQIRGMDRSERIRTYNFPENRIADHRTGFKAYNLDTVMDGALQPVIDSCIAADEEARLAALGGDA; from the coding sequence GTGTTCGAGTCGGTCTCGGGCCTCCTCGCCGAGCACGCCGACCTCGAGTCGCAGCTCGCCGACCCGGCGCTGCACGCCGATGCCGGGCGTGCGCGCCGGGTGAACCGGCGCTACGCCGAGCTCAGCCAGGTCAAGGCGGCGCACGAGCGCTGGCGCGCGAGCGTCGACGACCTCGCGGCGGCGCGAGAGCTCGCCCGCGAGGACGAGGCGTTCGCCGAGGAGGTGCCGGCGCTCGAGGAGGCCGCGCACGAGGCGGAGGAGCGGCTGCGCCGCCTCCTCATCCCGCGCGACCCCGACGACGGCCGCGACGTCATCATGGAGGTCAAGGGCGGCGAGGGCGGCGAGGAGTCGGCGCTCTTCGCGGCCGACCTCGTGCGCATGTACTCGCACTACGCGACGAGCCGCGGCTGGAAGGTCGAGATGCTCGAGTCGACGCCCTCCGACATGGGCGGCTTCAAGGACGTGCAGATCGCGATCAAGGGCTCCTCGAACGATCCCGCCGAGGGCGTCTGGGCGTCGCTCAAGTACGAGGGCGGCGTGCACCGCGTGCAGCGCGTGCCCGCGACGGAGACGCAGGGACGCATCCACACCTCCACGACCGGCGTGCTCGTCTTCCCCGAGGTCGACGAGCCCGAGGAGGTGCAGATCGACCAGAACGACCTGAAGATCGACGTCTTCCGATCGTCGGGCCCCGGCGGCCAGTCGGTCAACACGACCGACTCGGCGGTGCGCATCACGCACGTGCCGACCGGCATCGTCGTGTCGATGCAGAACGAGAAGAGCCAGCTGCAGAACCGCGAGGCGGCGATGCGCGTGCTGCGCGCCCGCCTGCTCGCGAAGCAGCAGGAAGAGCTCGACGCGGCCGCGTCCGACGCGCGCCGCTCGCAGATCCGCGGCATGGACCGCTCCGAGCGCATCCGCACCTACAACTTCCCCGAGAACCGCATCGCCGACCACCGCACGGGGTTCAAGGCCTACAACCTCGACACGGTCATGGACGGCGCGCTGCAGCCCGTCATCGACTCGTGCATCGCGGCCGACGAGGAGGCGCGGCTCGCGGCCCTCGGCGGCGACGCCTGA
- the rho gene encoding transcription termination factor Rho gives MTSEITDSIAAAEAAPEASASEQSAEAPAAPKRRSRRASTATVTAEPAKADAAPAEAPAADAQPAAEPAAAESGAEPTGEAEAPAATKRRAPARRKKAAPAAEEEATAEAAPADAAPADAPASDAQATEQQPEAPAAEQATEQSAAEETTEQSADEQAEAPARGRRSPRASRSRKAADAPAEQADAPAGDAEQVAPAADAESGTTDDASDADEQQQSRQDGEQQREGTSRRRRSRGKGSQQQDEQDSDDDDESSRRGRGRGQNGQNNQNNQRGQQPKQQQDDEGSRRGRGRGRDRQRTLGQDAEPEIREDDVLLPVAGILDVLDNYAFVRTSGYLPGQNDVYVSLAQVKKHGLRKGDAVVGAIKQPREGEQHSSRQKFNALVRVDSINGMSSEDALNRVEFSKLTPLYPQERLRLETTQNKLSTRVIDLVAPIGKGQRGLIVSPPKAGKTLVMQAIANAIAENNPEVHLMIVLVDERPEEVTDFQRTVKGEVIASTFDRPAEDHTIVAELAIERAKRLVELGHDVVVLLDGITRLGRAYNLSAPPSGRILSGGVDSSALYPPKKFFGAARNIEHGGSLTILATALVETGSKMDEVIFEEFKGTGNMELRLSRNMADKRIFPAVDVNASGTRREEMLMGVEETKVMWKLRRALAGLETQQALELVLKQLKETQSNVEFLMKVSKSVPGQHDKD, from the coding sequence ATGACGAGCGAGATCACCGACAGCATTGCCGCGGCAGAGGCCGCACCCGAGGCTTCCGCATCCGAGCAGTCCGCCGAGGCGCCCGCCGCGCCCAAGCGCCGCTCGCGTCGCGCGTCGACGGCGACCGTGACCGCAGAGCCGGCCAAGGCCGACGCCGCCCCCGCCGAGGCGCCCGCCGCTGACGCGCAGCCGGCCGCCGAGCCTGCTGCAGCCGAGTCCGGTGCCGAGCCGACCGGCGAGGCAGAGGCGCCCGCCGCGACGAAGCGCCGCGCGCCCGCACGCCGCAAGAAGGCGGCTCCCGCCGCCGAGGAGGAGGCGACGGCCGAGGCAGCGCCCGCCGACGCCGCGCCCGCCGACGCCCCGGCTTCGGACGCGCAGGCCACCGAGCAGCAGCCCGAGGCGCCCGCCGCCGAGCAGGCGACCGAGCAGAGCGCTGCCGAGGAGACCACCGAGCAGTCCGCCGACGAGCAGGCCGAGGCGCCCGCGCGCGGCCGCCGCTCGCCGCGCGCGAGCCGCTCGCGCAAGGCCGCCGACGCGCCCGCCGAGCAGGCCGACGCACCCGCGGGCGACGCCGAGCAGGTCGCCCCCGCAGCCGATGCCGAGAGCGGCACGACGGACGACGCATCCGACGCCGACGAGCAGCAGCAGAGCCGTCAGGATGGCGAGCAGCAGCGCGAGGGCACCTCCCGCCGCCGCCGCTCGCGCGGCAAGGGCTCGCAGCAGCAGGACGAGCAGGACTCGGACGACGACGACGAGTCGTCGCGCCGCGGCCGGGGCCGCGGTCAGAACGGCCAGAACAACCAGAACAACCAGCGCGGCCAGCAGCCCAAGCAGCAGCAGGACGACGAGGGCTCGCGCCGCGGCCGTGGCCGAGGTCGAGACCGCCAGCGCACGCTGGGCCAGGACGCCGAGCCTGAGATCCGCGAGGACGACGTGCTGCTGCCCGTCGCCGGCATCCTCGACGTGCTCGACAACTACGCGTTCGTGCGCACCTCCGGCTACCTCCCGGGACAGAACGACGTCTACGTCTCGCTCGCGCAGGTGAAGAAGCACGGCCTGCGCAAGGGCGACGCCGTCGTCGGCGCCATCAAGCAGCCGCGCGAGGGCGAGCAGCACTCGAGCCGCCAGAAGTTCAACGCGCTCGTGCGCGTCGACTCGATCAACGGCATGTCGAGCGAGGATGCGCTGAACCGCGTCGAGTTCTCGAAGCTCACGCCGCTGTACCCGCAGGAGCGCCTGCGCCTCGAGACGACGCAGAACAAGCTCTCGACGCGCGTCATCGACCTCGTCGCGCCGATCGGCAAGGGCCAGCGCGGCCTCATCGTCTCGCCGCCCAAGGCCGGCAAGACCCTCGTGATGCAGGCCATCGCGAACGCGATCGCCGAGAACAACCCCGAGGTGCACCTCATGATCGTGCTCGTCGACGAGCGCCCCGAGGAGGTCACCGACTTCCAGCGCACCGTCAAGGGCGAGGTCATCGCGTCGACCTTCGACCGGCCCGCCGAGGACCACACGATCGTCGCTGAGCTCGCGATCGAGCGCGCGAAGCGGCTCGTCGAGCTCGGCCACGACGTCGTCGTGCTGCTCGATGGCATCACGCGGCTCGGCCGCGCCTACAACCTCTCCGCCCCGCCGTCGGGACGCATCCTCTCGGGTGGCGTCGACTCGAGCGCGCTCTACCCGCCGAAGAAGTTCTTCGGCGCCGCGCGCAACATCGAGCACGGCGGCTCGCTCACCATCCTCGCGACCGCGCTCGTCGAGACGGGCTCGAAGATGGACGAGGTGATCTTCGAGGAGTTCAAGGGCACCGGCAACATGGAGCTGCGCCTCTCGCGCAACATGGCCGACAAGCGCATCTTCCCCGCCGTCGACGTCAACGCCTCCGGCACGCGCCGCGAGGAGATGCTCATGGGCGTCGAGGAGACGAAGGTCATGTGGAAGCTGCGGCGCGCGCTCGCGGGCCTCGAGACGCAGCAGGCGCTCGAGCTCGTGCTCAAGCAGCTCAAGGAGACGCAGTCGAACGTCGAGTTCCTCATGAAGGTCTCGAAGTCGGTGCCCGGCCAGCACGACAAGGACTGA
- the thrB gene encoding homoserine kinase, with amino-acid sequence MADASGRVVPVGRAVRVRVPATSANLGPGFDTLGLALNVHDELEVTATASGVTVEVSGVGEGSGEGAVPTDESNLVARAALHVFDRVGVPAPGLALEATNSIPHGRGLGSSGAAIVSGVLAAKGLLEGVVDISDEDVLRFATELEGHPDNVAPAIFGGLTIAWVDETGPRHKQLAVHRGVSLLVAVPEATMSTKLARSLQPEAVPHADAVFNLSRSALLVAALTQSPELLLDATEDRLHQTYRASAMPETSALIGELRAAGHPAVVSGAGPSVLVLASDPAARLEAARIVEQRSAAPGTGWHARLLAVDIRGGTVDAIPTSAAA; translated from the coding sequence ATGGCGGATGCGTCGGGTCGCGTGGTTCCGGTGGGCCGGGCCGTGCGCGTGCGCGTCCCCGCCACGAGCGCCAACCTCGGCCCGGGCTTCGACACGCTCGGCCTCGCCCTCAACGTGCACGATGAGCTCGAGGTCACGGCGACGGCGTCGGGCGTGACCGTCGAGGTCTCCGGCGTCGGCGAGGGCTCGGGGGAGGGCGCCGTGCCGACCGACGAGTCGAACCTCGTCGCGCGCGCCGCGCTGCACGTCTTCGACCGCGTGGGCGTGCCCGCACCGGGCCTCGCGCTCGAGGCGACCAACAGCATCCCCCACGGCCGTGGGCTCGGGTCGTCGGGCGCCGCGATCGTCTCGGGCGTGCTCGCCGCGAAGGGACTCCTCGAGGGCGTCGTCGACATCTCGGACGAGGATGTGCTGCGCTTCGCGACCGAGCTCGAGGGCCACCCCGACAACGTCGCGCCGGCGATCTTCGGCGGCCTCACGATCGCGTGGGTCGACGAGACCGGCCCGCGCCACAAGCAGCTCGCCGTGCACCGCGGCGTCTCGCTGCTCGTCGCCGTGCCCGAGGCGACGATGTCGACGAAGCTCGCGCGCAGCCTCCAGCCCGAGGCCGTGCCGCACGCCGACGCCGTCTTCAACCTCTCGCGCTCGGCGCTGCTCGTCGCGGCGCTCACGCAGAGCCCCGAGCTGCTGCTCGACGCGACCGAGGACCGGCTGCACCAGACCTACCGCGCGAGCGCGATGCCCGAGACGAGCGCCCTCATCGGCGAGCTGCGGGCCGCGGGCCACCCTGCCGTCGTCTCGGGCGCGGGACCCTCGGTGCTCGTGCTCGCCTCCGACCCCGCGGCCCGGCTCGAAGCCGCGCGGATCGTCGAGCAGCGCTCCGCCGCGCCGGGTACCGGCTGGCACGCGCGCCTGCTGGCCGTCGACATCCGCGGTGGTACAGTGGACGCCATCCCCACCAGCGCCGCGGCCTAG
- the thrC gene encoding threonine synthase → MANQGQRNQWRGVLREWADVLDVGDASTVVTLGEGGTPLIESKALSAMTDARVLVKFEGLNPTGSFKDRGMTVAISRAIERGAKAIACASTGNTSASAAAYAAAAGIQAIVLVPEGRISMGKLAQSVVHGARIVQVRGNFDDCLEISKELAERYPVHLVNSVNDDRIEGQKTAALEIVDVLGDAPDIHCIPVGNAGNISSYWRGYSLAETEGWATKRPQMLGFQAAGAAPIVRGEVVREPDTVATAIRIGNPASWQQALEARDASGGHIGAIDDAAILRAQRLLASSTGVFVEPASAISVAGLLERHAAGQIPAGSTVALTVTGHGLKDAQWGLKLDDGSDAAPESADADTAQVAALLGLS, encoded by the coding sequence ATGGCGAACCAGGGCCAGCGCAACCAGTGGCGCGGCGTGCTGCGCGAGTGGGCGGACGTGCTCGACGTGGGCGACGCGTCGACGGTCGTGACGCTCGGCGAGGGCGGCACCCCGCTCATCGAGTCGAAGGCGCTCTCGGCGATGACCGACGCGCGCGTGCTCGTGAAGTTCGAGGGCCTCAACCCCACCGGCTCCTTCAAGGACCGCGGCATGACGGTCGCGATCTCGCGCGCGATCGAGCGCGGCGCGAAGGCGATCGCGTGCGCCTCGACCGGCAACACGTCGGCCTCGGCCGCCGCCTACGCCGCCGCCGCGGGCATCCAGGCGATCGTGCTCGTGCCCGAGGGCCGCATCTCGATGGGCAAGCTCGCCCAGTCGGTCGTGCACGGCGCGCGCATCGTCCAGGTGCGCGGCAACTTCGACGACTGCCTCGAGATCTCGAAGGAGCTCGCCGAGCGCTACCCCGTGCACCTCGTCAACTCGGTGAACGACGACCGCATCGAGGGGCAGAAGACGGCCGCGCTCGAGATCGTCGACGTGCTCGGCGACGCGCCCGACATCCACTGCATCCCGGTCGGCAACGCCGGCAACATCTCGAGCTACTGGCGCGGCTACTCGCTCGCCGAGACCGAGGGCTGGGCGACGAAGCGCCCGCAGATGCTCGGCTTCCAGGCCGCCGGCGCCGCCCCCATCGTGCGCGGCGAGGTCGTGCGCGAGCCCGACACGGTCGCGACCGCGATCCGCATCGGCAACCCCGCCTCGTGGCAGCAAGCGCTCGAGGCGCGCGACGCCTCGGGCGGCCACATCGGCGCGATCGACGACGCCGCGATCCTCCGCGCGCAGCGGCTGCTCGCCTCCTCGACCGGCGTCTTCGTCGAGCCCGCCTCGGCCATCTCGGTCGCTGGCCTGCTCGAGCGCCACGCCGCGGGGCAGATCCCGGCCGGCTCGACGGTCGCGCTCACGGTCACGGGCCACGGCCTCAAGGACGCGCAGTGGGGCCTCAAGCTCGACGACGGCTCCGACGCCGCGCCCGAGTCGGCCGACGCCGACACCGCGCAGGTCGCTGCGCTCCTGGGCCTGTCGTGA
- a CDS encoding homoserine dehydrogenase: protein MNHDRTDHYRSLRIALLGAGSVGSQVARLLLEHRDELAARVGAPLELIGIGVRDVAAKRDVDLPAALLTDDLGTLVASADIVVELLGGIEPARSLLLDALAAGADVVTANKALIAAHGPELFRAAETVGAQVNYEAAVGGAIPIIRPLEQSLAGDRVMRVMGIVNGTTNFILDRMHTEGSTLEEALAIATELGYAEADPTADIEGFDAASKATILASLAFHTVVPVEVVHRQGITGVTDAMVEQAERNDRVLKLVAICERLAGEGGEAVSARVHPVSLPATHPLAAVREAKNAIFVTAESAGDLMFYGAGAGGPETASAVLGDLVSIARRHVLGGPGTAASTHADLAVAPFGDVLARHELALTVVDRPGVLAGVAGLFAEHGVSVESVRQDPADGEASLVLGTHTASEARIAAVLDALEAHPDVERIDSVIRLID, encoded by the coding sequence ATGAACCACGACCGCACCGACCACTACCGATCGCTCCGCATCGCGCTGCTCGGCGCCGGCAGCGTCGGCTCCCAGGTCGCGCGCCTGCTGCTCGAGCACCGCGACGAGCTCGCCGCGCGCGTCGGCGCGCCGCTCGAGCTCATCGGCATCGGCGTGCGCGACGTCGCCGCGAAGCGCGACGTCGACCTGCCCGCAGCGCTGCTGACCGACGACCTCGGCACGCTCGTCGCGAGCGCCGACATCGTCGTCGAGCTGCTCGGCGGCATCGAGCCTGCCCGCTCGCTGCTGCTCGACGCGCTCGCCGCGGGCGCCGACGTCGTCACCGCCAACAAGGCGCTCATCGCCGCGCACGGCCCCGAGCTCTTCCGGGCCGCCGAGACCGTCGGCGCGCAGGTCAACTACGAGGCCGCGGTCGGCGGCGCGATCCCGATCATCCGCCCGCTCGAGCAGTCGCTCGCGGGCGACCGCGTCATGCGCGTCATGGGCATCGTCAACGGCACGACGAACTTCATCCTCGACCGCATGCACACCGAGGGCTCGACGCTCGAGGAGGCGCTCGCGATCGCGACGGAGCTCGGCTACGCCGAGGCCGACCCGACCGCCGACATCGAGGGCTTCGACGCGGCGAGCAAGGCGACGATCCTCGCCTCGCTCGCGTTCCACACCGTCGTGCCCGTCGAGGTCGTGCACCGGCAGGGCATCACGGGCGTGACGGATGCGATGGTCGAGCAGGCGGAGCGGAACGACCGGGTGCTCAAGCTCGTCGCCATCTGCGAGCGGCTCGCGGGCGAGGGCGGCGAGGCCGTCTCGGCCCGCGTGCATCCCGTCTCGCTGCCGGCGACGCATCCGCTCGCCGCCGTGCGCGAGGCGAAGAACGCCATCTTCGTCACCGCCGAGTCGGCGGGCGACCTCATGTTCTACGGCGCGGGCGCGGGTGGCCCCGAGACGGCTTCGGCCGTGCTCGGCGATCTCGTCTCGATCGCACGCCGGCACGTGCTGGGCGGCCCGGGCACCGCGGCGTCGACGCACGCCGACTTGGCCGTCGCGCCGTTCGGCGACGTGCTCGCGCGGCACGAGCTCGCGCTCACCGTCGTCGACCGCCCCGGCGTGCTCGCGGGCGTGGCCGGGCTCTTCGCCGAGCATGGCGTCTCGGTCGAGTCGGTGCGGCAGGACCCGGCCGACGGCGAGGCATCGCTCGTGCTCGGCACCCACACCGCGAGCGAGGCCCGCATCGCGGCCGTGCTCGACGCGCTCGAGGCGCACCCCGACGTGGAGCGGATCGACAGCGTGATCCGGCTCATCGACTAG
- the lysA gene encoding diaminopimelate decarboxylase yields the protein MPHPLAPHLTDAGDPNALAEGVWPASAERVDGALRVGGVDLGAIAAQHGTPFLLVDETEVRARARRIREAFEAAFSPEAGGAGVDVYYAGKALLTGDVARWMRGEGLRIDVCTGGELAIALRAGVEPALIGSHGNNKSLAEIEAGVTAGIGTFVIDSAIEVERIAAAAERAGRVQRVRLRISVGVHASTHEFLATSHEDQKFGIPIDEAPAIVARIRELPSLELAGLHTHIGSQIFDHSGFAESARRMLALHAALGEGAPLPELNLGGGFGIAYTAADSPEPIEAIASRLADAVRTTAGELGIPVPRIAIEPGRWIVGPAGVTVYSVGTVKPVRLADGARTYVAVDGGMSDNARPALYDAQYSARLANRVSVAEPTLVRVAGHHCESGDIVVDAEWLPTDVEPGDLLAVAATGAYCHSLASNYNATPRPPVLAVTDGAVRVLVRRESIDDVLSRDEGLHPSAPLAASPPAGTEAPRPDDDTTGAASA from the coding sequence GTGCCGCATCCGCTCGCCCCGCACCTCACCGACGCGGGCGACCCCAACGCCCTCGCCGAGGGCGTCTGGCCCGCGTCGGCCGAGCGCGTCGACGGCGCGCTCCGCGTCGGCGGCGTCGACCTGGGCGCGATCGCGGCGCAGCACGGCACCCCCTTCCTGCTCGTCGACGAGACCGAGGTGCGCGCCCGGGCGCGACGCATCCGCGAGGCCTTCGAAGCCGCGTTCTCGCCCGAGGCCGGCGGCGCGGGCGTCGACGTCTACTACGCCGGCAAGGCGCTCCTCACCGGCGACGTCGCCCGCTGGATGCGGGGCGAGGGCCTCCGCATCGACGTGTGCACGGGCGGCGAGCTCGCGATCGCGTTGCGCGCCGGCGTCGAGCCCGCCCTCATCGGCTCGCACGGCAACAACAAGTCGCTCGCCGAGATCGAGGCGGGCGTCACCGCCGGCATCGGCACCTTCGTCATCGACTCGGCCATCGAGGTCGAGCGCATCGCCGCCGCCGCCGAGCGAGCGGGCCGCGTGCAGCGCGTGCGGCTGCGGATCTCGGTCGGCGTGCACGCCTCGACCCACGAGTTCCTCGCGACGAGCCACGAGGACCAGAAGTTCGGCATCCCGATCGACGAGGCGCCTGCGATCGTCGCGCGCATCCGCGAGCTGCCGAGCCTCGAGCTCGCGGGCCTCCACACACACATCGGCTCGCAGATCTTCGACCACTCGGGCTTCGCCGAGTCGGCGCGCCGCATGCTCGCGCTCCACGCTGCGCTGGGCGAGGGCGCACCGCTCCCCGAGCTCAACCTCGGCGGCGGCTTCGGCATCGCCTACACCGCCGCCGACAGCCCCGAGCCGATCGAGGCCATCGCGTCGAGGCTCGCGGATGCGGTGCGCACGACCGCGGGCGAGCTCGGCATCCCCGTGCCCAGGATCGCGATCGAGCCGGGCCGCTGGATCGTCGGCCCCGCCGGCGTCACCGTCTACTCGGTCGGCACCGTGAAGCCCGTGCGGCTCGCGGACGGCGCCCGCACCTACGTCGCCGTCGACGGCGGCATGAGCGACAACGCGCGCCCCGCGCTCTACGACGCGCAGTACTCTGCGCGGCTCGCGAACCGGGTCTCCGTCGCCGAGCCGACGCTCGTGCGCGTCGCGGGCCACCACTGCGAGTCAGGTGACATCGTCGTCGACGCCGAGTGGCTGCCCACCGACGTCGAGCCCGGCGACCTGCTCGCCGTCGCCGCGACCGGCGCCTACTGCCACTCGCTCGCCTCGAACTACAACGCGACGCCCCGCCCGCCCGTGCTCGCCGTCACCGACGGCGCCGTCCGCGTGCTCGTGCGCCGCGAGTCGATCGACGACGTGCTCTCGCGCGACGAGGGACTGCACCCGTCGGCGCCGCTGGCCGCCTCCCCGCCCGCCGGCACCGAAGCCCCGCGACCCGACGACGACACCACCGGAGCCGCATCCGCATGA
- a CDS encoding DNA-3-methyladenine glycosylase: MPTPPPSWFERDPLELAPLLLGGVLRRADASGAVAVRITETEAYRGSDDPGAHTFRGKTARNATMFGRGGRVYCYFTYGMHHAVNIVAGPEGRGWGVLVRAGEVVEGHGLALERRSARRRTTPTGELARGPGNVAQALGATLVDDGAALGDAELGDGVTAADGVEAATWSFAPAEVPPPYRTGPRVGVSGPGGDAYAYPWRFWVPGEPSVSAYRPAVQRQR; this comes from the coding sequence GTGCCCACCCCTCCCCCGAGCTGGTTCGAGCGCGACCCTCTCGAGCTCGCGCCGCTGCTGCTCGGCGGCGTGCTGCGGCGGGCGGATGCTTCCGGCGCGGTCGCGGTGCGGATCACCGAGACCGAGGCCTACCGCGGCAGCGACGACCCGGGTGCGCACACGTTCCGCGGGAAGACGGCGAGGAACGCGACGATGTTCGGGCGGGGCGGCCGCGTCTACTGCTACTTCACCTACGGCATGCACCACGCGGTGAACATCGTCGCGGGGCCGGAGGGTCGCGGCTGGGGCGTGCTCGTGCGCGCGGGCGAGGTCGTCGAGGGGCACGGACTCGCGCTCGAGCGGCGCTCGGCGCGGCGCCGCACGACGCCGACGGGCGAGCTCGCGCGGGGCCCGGGAAACGTCGCGCAAGCGCTCGGCGCGACGCTCGTCGACGACGGCGCGGCGCTCGGCGACGCGGAGCTGGGCGATGGCGTGACGGCGGCCGACGGCGTCGAGGCGGCGACGTGGTCGTTCGCGCCGGCCGAGGTGCCGCCGCCATACCGCACCGGGCCTCGCGTCGGTGTCAGCGGACCGGGTGGCGACGCGTACGCCTATCCCTGGCGCTTCTGGGTGCCGGGCGAGCCGAGCGTCTCGGCCTACCGGCCGGCCGTGCAGCGGCAGCGCTGA